From a single Porites lutea chromosome 10, jaPorLute2.1, whole genome shotgun sequence genomic region:
- the LOC140950198 gene encoding peptidyl-prolyl cis-trans isomerase NIMA-interacting 4-like: MPPKKRKGGGGGAGGGKQDKGKGSKGGGGGEDEGASGGKTKKSGTAVKVRHILCEKHSKVMEAMAKLKEGQKFNEVATAYSEDKARQGGDLGWMTRGSMVGPFQEAAFALSPSTVDRPSYTDPPVKTKFGYHIIMIEGKK; this comes from the exons ATGCcacccaaaaaaagaaaaggaggcGGAGGAGGTGCTGGTGGAGGAAAACAAGATAAAGGGAAAGGATCCAAAG GTGGAGGTGGTGGTGAGGATGAAGGAGCAAGTGGAGGCAAGACCAAGAAGAGTGGAACTGCTGTTAAG GTTCGCCATATTTTGTGTGAGAAACACTCTAAGGTGATGGAGGCGATGGCCAAGTTAAAGGAAGGCCAAAAGTTTAATGAAGTAGCGACAGCATACAGTGAGGACAAAGCAAGACAAGGG GGAGATCTTGGTTGGATGACAAGGGGATCTATG GTTGGTCCATTTCAAGAAGCTGCATTTGCTCTATCACCCAGTACAGTGGACAGACCATCTTACACAGACCCACCCGTCAAGACAAAATTTGGATATCACATTATTATGATCGAAGGCAAAAAGTGA
- the LOC140950994 gene encoding GPALPP motifs-containing protein 1-like has translation MEIGPALPPHLAKKLNSSRDDEDTDERDEEEKSDSDEEGSYGPALPPGFQSISTEAVSKPRIIGPMRPQFDTTRTPPVTSTAQGRSDDDSDDDIIGPRPPSSEDIDIGLERTKMDIEARSQSKKDQMSGKKDTKPKRDSWMTELPPDLSKNFGLGPRKFRSRAIELGDQSVWTDTPADKARKAKEGDKGSKRSATDEEPLRTPWELARDREMTNQVENHNKRHRGESLMDIHSKKLEKQKEREKDKQVERRPFDREKDLNLPTMTDGQKKSIIRKSKELGSRFHHAQSGSSFL, from the exons ATGGAGATTGGCCCAGCTCTTCCTCCACACCTTGCGAAAAAACTGAACTCATCAAGGGACGACGAAGATACAGATGAAAGAGATGAAGAAGAGAAATCGGATAGTGATGAAGAAGGGAGTTATGGACCAGCTCTTCCGCCTGGATTTCAAAGCATAAGTACAGAAGCTGTTTCCAAGCCAAGAATTATAGGACCCATGAGACCACAGTTTGACACTACTCGTACACCTCCAGTAACGTCAACTG CTCAAGGAAGAAGTGATGATGATAGCGATGATGACATCATTGGACCCAGGCCACCATCCAGTGAA GACATTGATATTGGCTTGGAAAGAACAAAAATGGATATAGAGGCTCGCAGTCAatcaaaaaaagatcaaatgtctggaaag AAAGATACCAAGCCTAAGAGAGATTCATGGATGACAGAGCTGCCTCCAGATTTGAGTAAAAACTTTG GTCTTGGACCACGCAAGTTTCGAAGCCGTGCAATTGAATTAGGAGATCAATCAGTTTGGACTGACACACCAGCAGACAAGGCCAGAAAG GCAAAAGAAGGCGACAAAGGCTCTAAAAGAAGTGCCACTGATGAGGAACCTCTCAGAACCCCGTGGGAGCTGGCAAGAGACCGAGAGATGACTAACCAAGTTGAAAACCATAAT AAACGACACAGAGGTGAATCACTAATGGATATCCACAGTAAGAAGCTTGAGAAACAAAAG gaaagagaaaaagataAGCAAGTAGAAAGAAGACCATTTGACAGAGAAAAGGATTTAAATTTACCAACCATGACTGACGGCCAAAAGAAGTCAATTATTCGCAAATCCAAAGAACTTGGCTCCAGGTTTCACCATGCTCAATCGGGTTCCTCGTTTCTTTAA
- the LOC140949395 gene encoding uncharacterized protein, with product MKISAVKWLGFLLLTCSAKMSSQVTQGSDLNLRVQVLSSRSLQITWDRPSTDETLVGYSLVFVPAHQRRRTHVELFVNQFTLTNLHPGIRYRVKLAPLMNNGKLRGAYSSWVNARTLEENATAAGQNPYTSNGHSSTGQASNSNCSRISQLCQNIGYKFTQMPNYFKQQNYDDAEYELSQFTPMVQSNCSSVLQLFLCSLYFPPCAPRRQTTPPCRSVCRAAKENCESWMKKSGLKWPYKFECNTLPDPHEKACVRRDGAVIKVPPHCQPLNSTMCKNLNYIYVEMPNFWGDNTQEEADARIQVFSPLVNSGCSPSLRVFLCLLYFPPCVVNSRKMIPPCRELCEDARRGCKPALEGAGFPWPGIMKCSQFPFYGKNESNVCLKPETKTTKVPNVTQSRSQCQPLKIPMCRSLNYTHTILPNFMNHTTQAEVKRALKAFRPLLKSKCSNQLRRFFCFLFVPFCGTDGTPLALPPCQSFCEKVKLDCGRVSRWLANLNCSRFPTLSRKHLCFGDPLATMDCVGRHSRPCTVISSTSPIILKCSSPGIHFTIDAVTISRYNGTNIFMPSTADALRQCNRSQRLVEGRHECQFDVNYDKLGIDVLSVIAVVVKYHCLSE from the exons ATGAAGATCTCTGCTGTCAAGTGGCTCGGGTTTCTTTTACTTACCTGCAGCGCAAAGATGAGTAGTCAAG TGACTCAGGGTTCTGATTTGAACCTTAGGGTCCAGGTCCTGTCTTCCCGCAGCTTGCAAATCACTTGGGACAGACCTTCAACAGATGAGACCCTGGTTGGCTATAGCCTCGTTTTCGTTCCAGCACACCAAAGGCGAAGAACACACGTGGAACTGTTT GTGAATCAATTTACTTTGACCAATCTACACCCAGGCATAAGATACAGAGTGAAGCTGGCTCCGCTGATGAATAATGGCAAACTGAGAGGAGCATACTCAAGTTGGGTCAATGCAAGGACCCTAGAAG AGAATGCGACTGCAGCTGGCCAAAACCCGTACACATCAAACGGTCATTCCAGCACAGGGCAAGCCTCAAACAGCAACTGTTCACGCATCAGTCAGCTCTGTCAAAACATCGGCTATAAGTTTACTCAGATGCCCAACTACTTCAAACAGCAAAATTACGATGACGCTGAATACGAGCTTTCTCAATTCACACCCATGGTCCAATCAAACTGTTCATCAGTTCTGcaactgttcctctgttccttGTATTTCCCTCCATGCGCGCCCAGACGACAAACCACGCCCCCCTGCCGTTCTGTCTGCAGGGCAGCTAAAGAGAACTGCGAGTCGTGGATGAAGAAGTCTGGACTCAAGTGGCCCTATAAGTTTGAATGCAACACCTTGCCAGATCCCCATGAAAAAGCATGTGTAAGAAGGGATGGTGCAGTAATTAAAG TGCCACCACATTGCCAACCACTCAACTCCACAATGTGCAAAAACCTTAACTACATTTACGTCGAAATGCCAAATTTCTGGGGAGACAATACACAAGAAGAAGCCGACGCAAGAATCCAAGTTTTCTCTCCACTGGTGAATTCCGGCTGTTCTCCATCACTGCGGGTTTTTCTGTGTTTGTTGTACTTTCCACCGTGCGTTGTAAATTCTAGAAAGATGATCCCTCCATGCCGAGAGTTATGCGAGGACGCGAGACGTGGTTGCAAGCCAGCGTTGGAGGGGGCTGGCTTTCCTTGGCCTGGTATAATGAAGTGTTCTCAGTTTCCTTTCTATGGCAAAAACGAATCAAACGTTTGTTTAAAACCAGAGACGAAAACAACAAAGG TGCCAAACGTTACACAGTCAAGGTCGCAATGCCAGCCATTGAAGATACCGATGTGCCGAAGCTTGAACTACACCCACACGATTCTACCAAATTTCATGAACCACACAACCCAAGCGGAAGTGAAGAGGGCCTTAAAAGCTTTCAGACCACTGCTCAAATCTAAATGTTCCAATCAACTGAGGAGGTTTTTTTGCTTCCTGTTCGTCCCTTTCTGCGGTACAGACGGAACCCCGCTGGCGCTTCCACCCTGTCAATCATTCTGCGAGAAGGTCAAGTTGGATTGTGGTCGAGTATCTCGGTGGCTGGCTAATTTAAACTGCAGCAGATTTCCTACTTTGTCTCGCAAGCACCTTTGTTTTGGTGACCCCCTGGCCACAATGGACTGTGTTGGACGTCACAGCAGACCCTGCACAG tgATTTCATCAACCTCTCCAATCATCTTAAAATGCTCCTCGCCAGGCATTCACTTCACAATTGATGCAGTAACCATTTCCCGCTACAACGGAACCAATATATTCATGCCTTCAACGGCCGATGCCCTTCGGCAGTGCAACAGAAGCCAGAGACTAGTCGAAGGGAGACACGAATGTCAGTTCGACGTAAACTATGATAAACTTGGAATCGATGTGCTTTCAGTGATCGCTGTTGTTGTAAAATACCATTGTCTTTCGGAGTGA